In Lates calcarifer isolate ASB-BC8 linkage group LG23, TLL_Latcal_v3, whole genome shotgun sequence, a single genomic region encodes these proteins:
- the LOC108890424 gene encoding zinc finger protein 813 isoform X1, with product MDTHLINRLLRMSKLERLNARVAKLLTEAVQEVLEVVKETVSEYQEKTARTQRENESLKKRLQELQDKITKESTAVLPTSGPLPEEKQDTENHKQHLSVAQRHNSGITLTEQKLISSCKPDNNVKQECKEQESCNNTESRAECNFAGTLTDHCKAQPEEETYIIEEALTVQTSHSVNKDTDSVLSNNLHNSHSSSPHGVNLAAIKREPEPTDFTTSEPPPLQEQYTGCVDLSCNSSRHNSAETLRPQGSTEPYGLVFVHSNHSIARRHGFAKSSRAAYDVRKIRREHLGGDDSHLCIVCGKTFSRVGNLRIHQRCHTGEKPYGCIQCGRRFSQAGDLKKHKRVHTGEKPYYCNQCGKSFSRGENLKRHQKIHIGETLQLQQAWREQQL from the exons ATGGACACGCATCTAATTAACCGActgctgag GATGTCTAAGCTTGAACGTCTGAATGCTCGCGTGGCCAAGCTGTTGACTGAAGCAGTGCAGGAGGTTCTGGAGGTGGTGAAGGAGACAGTGTCAGAGTACCAGGAGAAAACTGccaggacacagagagagaacgagagtCTGAAGAAACGACTGCAGGAACTCCAGGACAAGATAACAAAAGAGAGCACAG CTGTTCTACCCACAAGTGGACCATTgcctgaagaaaaacaagacacagagaATCACAAGCAGCATTTGAGCGTCGCTCAGAGGCACAACTCAGGCATCACTCTCACAGAGCAAAAGCTAATAAGCAGCTGCAAACCTGACAACAATGTGAAGCAGGAATGCAAAGAACAGGAAAGCTGCAATAATACTGAATCGCGCGCTGAGTGCAATTTTGCAGGGACATTAACAGATCATTGCAAAGCACAGCCTGAGGAGGAGACATACATTATTGAGGAGGCGCTGACTGTCCAGACTTCACACAGTGTAAACAAGGACACCGATTCTGTCTTATCTAACAATTTGCACAATTCTCACTCCAGTAGTCCACATGGAGTAAACCTGGCTGCCATCAAAAGAGAACCAGAGCCAACAGACTTCACAACATCAGAGCCACCGCCTCTTCAAGAACAATATACTGGATGTGTGGACTTAAGCTGCAACTCCTCTCGTCACAACTCCGCCGAGACCCTGAGGCCACAAGGTAGCACTGAACCTTACGGACTTGTTTTTGTCCACTCGAATCACAGCATCGCCAGGAGGCACGGATTTGCTAAAAGCAGCAGGGCTGCCTATGATGTGAGAAAAATCAGGAGGGAGCACTTAGGGGGAGATGACTCCCACTTGTGCATCGTGTGCGGAAAGACGTTCAGCAGGGTTGGGAACTTGAGAATCCACCAGCGTTGTCACACGGGAGAGAAGCCGTACGGCTGCATACAGTGTGGGAGGCGTTTCAGTCAGGCAGGAGACCTGAAAAAACATAAGAGGGTCCACACAGGGGAGAAACCATACTACTGCAACCAGTGTGGAAAGAGCTTTAGTCGAGGGGAGAATCTCAAAAGACACCAGAAGATCCACATTGGAGAGACACTGCAGTTACAGCAGGCGTGGAGGGAGCAACAGTTGTGA
- the LOC108890424 gene encoding zinc finger protein 813 isoform X2, producing the protein MSKLERLNARVAKLLTEAVQEVLEVVKETVSEYQEKTARTQRENESLKKRLQELQDKITKESTAVLPTSGPLPEEKQDTENHKQHLSVAQRHNSGITLTEQKLISSCKPDNNVKQECKEQESCNNTESRAECNFAGTLTDHCKAQPEEETYIIEEALTVQTSHSVNKDTDSVLSNNLHNSHSSSPHGVNLAAIKREPEPTDFTTSEPPPLQEQYTGCVDLSCNSSRHNSAETLRPQGSTEPYGLVFVHSNHSIARRHGFAKSSRAAYDVRKIRREHLGGDDSHLCIVCGKTFSRVGNLRIHQRCHTGEKPYGCIQCGRRFSQAGDLKKHKRVHTGEKPYYCNQCGKSFSRGENLKRHQKIHIGETLQLQQAWREQQL; encoded by the exons ATGTCTAAGCTTGAACGTCTGAATGCTCGCGTGGCCAAGCTGTTGACTGAAGCAGTGCAGGAGGTTCTGGAGGTGGTGAAGGAGACAGTGTCAGAGTACCAGGAGAAAACTGccaggacacagagagagaacgagagtCTGAAGAAACGACTGCAGGAACTCCAGGACAAGATAACAAAAGAGAGCACAG CTGTTCTACCCACAAGTGGACCATTgcctgaagaaaaacaagacacagagaATCACAAGCAGCATTTGAGCGTCGCTCAGAGGCACAACTCAGGCATCACTCTCACAGAGCAAAAGCTAATAAGCAGCTGCAAACCTGACAACAATGTGAAGCAGGAATGCAAAGAACAGGAAAGCTGCAATAATACTGAATCGCGCGCTGAGTGCAATTTTGCAGGGACATTAACAGATCATTGCAAAGCACAGCCTGAGGAGGAGACATACATTATTGAGGAGGCGCTGACTGTCCAGACTTCACACAGTGTAAACAAGGACACCGATTCTGTCTTATCTAACAATTTGCACAATTCTCACTCCAGTAGTCCACATGGAGTAAACCTGGCTGCCATCAAAAGAGAACCAGAGCCAACAGACTTCACAACATCAGAGCCACCGCCTCTTCAAGAACAATATACTGGATGTGTGGACTTAAGCTGCAACTCCTCTCGTCACAACTCCGCCGAGACCCTGAGGCCACAAGGTAGCACTGAACCTTACGGACTTGTTTTTGTCCACTCGAATCACAGCATCGCCAGGAGGCACGGATTTGCTAAAAGCAGCAGGGCTGCCTATGATGTGAGAAAAATCAGGAGGGAGCACTTAGGGGGAGATGACTCCCACTTGTGCATCGTGTGCGGAAAGACGTTCAGCAGGGTTGGGAACTTGAGAATCCACCAGCGTTGTCACACGGGAGAGAAGCCGTACGGCTGCATACAGTGTGGGAGGCGTTTCAGTCAGGCAGGAGACCTGAAAAAACATAAGAGGGTCCACACAGGGGAGAAACCATACTACTGCAACCAGTGTGGAAAGAGCTTTAGTCGAGGGGAGAATCTCAAAAGACACCAGAAGATCCACATTGGAGAGACACTGCAGTTACAGCAGGCGTGGAGGGAGCAACAGTTGTGA
- the LOC108890422 gene encoding LOW QUALITY PROTEIN: sesquipedalian-1-like (The sequence of the model RefSeq protein was modified relative to this genomic sequence to represent the inferred CDS: deleted 1 base in 1 codon) codes for MKIDEKIVTYFESCNSPVDKEGFLYKKGEIKTSYQKRWFVLKGNLLFYKDRPADRDPIGVIVLEGCTVQLCESEEQFAFSLVWSEPGLRTYKFAAEDQASQESWIKALLSANHNYLALLVMDLENKYKDALVAFPNETAKSFTMPNFNTTEAGYSAAYQSAQASMMPPYSAPGAAAGPTLGSNVMLQTLAISSKTASKRSPKLWPKRNANVVPVNTPAPPMGEWPAVCFNKDDFSKLHEDFGKEVKELIARWSKRGQGGEAAQGENLIDFG; via the exons ATGAAGATTGATGAAAAAATTGTGACCTATTTTGAATCCTGTAACTCACCTGTGGACAAGGAGGGGTTCCTCTACAAGAAG GGTGAGATAAAGACTTCCTATCAGAAGCGCTGGTTTGTGCTGAAGGGGAACCTCCTCTTCTACAAGGACCGGCCGGCCGACCGCGACCCCATAGGAGTGATTGTCCTGGAGGGCTGCACCGTCCAGCTGTGCGAGTCCGAGGAGCAGTTCGCCTTCTCGCTGGTCTGGAGCGAGCCTGGGCTGCGGACGTACAAGTTTGCCGCCGAGGACCAGGCCAGTCAGGAGAGCTGGATCAAAGCCCTGCTGTCAGCCAACCACAACTAC TTGGCCCTGCTGGTGATGGACCTGGAGAACAAGTACAAAG ACGCCTTAGTTGCGTTCCCCAATGAAACAGCCAAATCTTTCACCATGCCAAATTTCAACACAACAGAGGCGGGATATTCCGCAGCCTATCAGAGTGCGCAGGCTTCAATGATGCCTCCATACTCAGCACCAGGTGCGGCAGCAGGACCCACTCTGGGCTCCAATGTGATGCTTCAGACTCTGGCCATTTCCTCCAAAACAGCCAGTAAGAGATCACCTAAACTGTGGCCCAAGAGGAATGCAAATGTGGTGCCTGTTAACACCCCAGCTCCGCCCATGGGGGAGTGGCCAGCAGTCTGCTTTAACAAGGATGACTTTAGTAAACTGCATGAAGATTTTGGAAAAGAAGTCAAGGAACTGATTGCCAGATGGTCGAAAAGAGGACAAGGAGGAGAAGCTGCTCAGGGAGAGAACTTAATAGATTTTGGTTGA
- the mylpfb gene encoding myosin regulatory light chain 2, skeletal muscle: MAPKKAKRRQQQGEGGSSNVFSMFEQSQIQEYKEAFTIIDQNRDGIISKDDLRDVLATMGQLNVKNEELEAMVKEASGPINFTVFLTMFGEKLKGADPEDVIVSAFKVLDPEGTGSIKKEFLEELLTTQCDRFTAEEMTNLWAAFPPDVAGNVDYKNICYVITHGEEKEE; encoded by the exons ATG GCACCCAAGAAGGCCaagaggagacagcagcagggtGAGGGTGGATCCTCCAATGTGTTCTCCATGTTTGAGCAGAGCCAGATCCAGGAGTACAAGGAg GCTTTCACAATCATCGACCAGAACAGAGATGGCATCATCAGCAAGGATGACCTCAGGGACGTGCTGGCCACCATGGGCCAACTGAATGTGAAGAatgaggagctggaggccaTGGTGAAGGAGGCCAGCGGCCCCATCAACTTCACCGTTTTCCTGACCATGTTCGGCGAGAAGCTGAAGG GCGCTGATCCCGAGGACGTTATCGTGAGTGCTTTCAAGGTCCTGGACCCCGAGGGCACCGGCTCCATCAAGAAGGAATT ccTTGAGGAGCTCCTGACCACCCAGTGCGACAGGTTCACCGCTGAGGAG ATGACCAACCTGTGGGCTGCTTTCCCCCCTGATGTGGCTGGCAATGTGGACTACAAGAACATCTGCTACGTCATCACACacggagaggaaaaggaagagtAA
- the pgap3 gene encoding post-GPI attachment to proteins factor 3, with protein sequence MASALPRCTSVRLPALATVVLLLASVTTVQSSQGDKEPVYRDCVKQCVRTNCTGARLRGFQSAQPQYMALTGWTCRDDCRYQCMWTTVGLYQAEGYRVPQFHGKWPFARFLCFEEPASALASLLNGLACLLMLLRYRSTVPRQSPMYHTINAFSLVSLNAWFWSTVFHTRDTYLTEKMDYFCATAVILYSIYLCCVRTLGLRRPGVSSMVGVLLILAFTSHVSYLTFVSFDYGYNMAANATIGMVNLLWWLCWCWQNRRTLPYWWKCGLVVVLLHGLALLELLDFPPLLWVLDAHAVWHLSTIPVHFLFYSFLIDDSLYLLNTEKMGVKVE encoded by the exons ATGGCCTCAGCGTTACCCCGCTGCACATCTGTCAGACTCCCCGCTCTGGCCACCGTCGTCCTGCTCCTGGCGTCGGTGACCACTGTACAGTCCTCTCAAGGCGACAAGGAGCCAGTTTACCGAGACTGTGTGAAGCAATGCGTCCGGACCAACTGCACCGGAGCCCGGCTACGGGGCTTCCAGTCTGCCCAGCCGCAGTACATGGCGCTGACAG GTTGGACATGTCGTGACGACTGTCGCTATCAGTGCATGTGGACCACCGTGGGCCTTTACCAGGCAGAGGGTTACAGAGTCCCGCAGTTCCATGGCAAG tGGCCATTTGCGCGCTTCCTGTGTTTTGAGGAGCCAGCGTCTGCCCTGGCCTCTCTGCTCAATGGCCTGGCTTGCCTTCTCATGCTGCTGCGCTACCGGAGCACGGTGCCACGCCAGAGCCCCATGTACCACACCATCAACGCCTTCTCTCTG GTATCTCTTAATGCCTGGTTCTGGTCCACTGTGTTCCACACCCGGGACACCTATCTCACTGAG aaAATGGACTATTTCTGCGCGACAGCAGTCATTCTTTATTCAATCTACCTATGCTGTGTCAG AACGCTGGGTCTGAGGCGGCCTGGGGTGTCCAGCATGGTGGGAGTCCTCCTCATCTTGGCCTTTACCTCGCATGTGTCCTACTTGACCTTTGTCAGCTTTGACTACGGCTACAACATGGCTGCTAATGCCACCATCG GAATGGTGAACCTCCTGTGGTGGCTGTGTTGGTGCTGGCAGAACCGACGGACCCTGCCATACTGGTGGAAGTGTGGACTGGTGGTGGTGCTGCTTCACGGTCTGGccctgctggagctgctggattTTCCCCCACTGCTCTGGGTCTTAGATGCTCACGCTGTGTGGCACCTCAGCACCATCCCAGTGCACTTCCTTTTCTACAG TTTCCTGATAGACGACAGCCTCTACTTACTAAACACAGAGAAGATGGGCGTCAAAGTTGAGTAG